In a genomic window of Chryseobacterium sp. G0162:
- the zwf gene encoding glucose-6-phosphate dehydrogenase, with the protein MSKTSDTKVDPTVLIIFGGNGDLTQRKIIPALYNLFLENRLPEKFAIIGTSRTELSDQEYRDSLLEGINQFSRTGKAKKEKWAEFSSNISYQAADINDVASYNKFYLKVSKLKEEWKQNPSILYYCAVSPDLFCTIAENISKSKLENDQKTARIIIEKPFGRDLESARALNANLLTIFDEKQIYRIDHYLGKEVVQNVMAFRFANTIMEPLWNRTHIEHVQISVTEQIGVENRGSYFDRAGILRDMIQNHLLQLLCIVAMEPPINFDADLVRDRKVDVLKAIRKIIPGKIDTIAVRGQYGSGWVEGKEVPGYPEETDVQADSNTETYAAMKFNIDNWRWQGVPFYLRTGKRLSKTASYIVVQFREVPHNMFNNEEHAIPKQNRLIISIQPDMSIKFQLESKTPGLEMMLNTVDMVFDYSEKTKTESPEAYETLLLDVISGDQTLFMRADQVEEAWKVVMPILDHWENSKMTSFPNYPANSWGPENADALIAKDGFHWINLPQKK; encoded by the coding sequence ATGTCAAAAACTTCAGATACAAAAGTAGACCCTACAGTCTTAATTATTTTCGGAGGAAACGGAGATTTGACTCAGCGGAAAATCATTCCTGCATTGTATAATCTCTTTCTTGAAAACAGATTGCCTGAAAAATTCGCTATTATAGGAACTTCAAGAACAGAATTGAGTGATCAGGAATATCGGGATTCCCTGTTGGAAGGGATCAATCAGTTTTCCAGAACAGGGAAGGCTAAAAAAGAGAAGTGGGCAGAGTTTTCTTCAAATATTTCGTATCAGGCAGCTGATATCAATGATGTAGCTTCTTACAATAAATTTTATTTGAAAGTAAGTAAGCTGAAGGAAGAGTGGAAACAGAATCCTTCAATACTGTATTATTGTGCTGTTTCACCGGATTTGTTCTGTACCATTGCAGAGAATATTTCCAAAAGCAAACTGGAGAATGACCAGAAAACCGCTCGCATCATCATTGAGAAACCATTTGGCAGAGATCTGGAATCTGCAAGGGCTTTAAACGCAAACTTACTGACCATTTTTGATGAAAAGCAAATCTACAGGATAGATCATTATTTGGGAAAAGAAGTAGTTCAGAATGTGATGGCTTTTCGCTTTGCCAATACCATTATGGAACCATTATGGAACCGTACACATATCGAACATGTTCAGATCTCGGTGACCGAACAGATTGGTGTAGAAAATAGAGGAAGTTATTTTGACCGTGCAGGCATCTTGAGGGATATGATCCAAAACCATTTGCTGCAATTGTTATGTATTGTTGCCATGGAACCGCCTATCAACTTCGATGCCGACCTTGTGCGTGACCGGAAGGTGGATGTTTTGAAGGCTATCCGGAAAATTATTCCGGGTAAAATTGATACCATAGCTGTCAGAGGGCAATATGGATCAGGCTGGGTTGAGGGGAAAGAGGTTCCCGGTTATCCTGAAGAAACTGATGTGCAGGCAGATTCAAATACTGAAACCTATGCCGCTATGAAATTCAATATCGATAACTGGCGCTGGCAGGGTGTTCCTTTTTATTTGCGAACCGGTAAAAGACTCTCTAAAACAGCTTCCTATATCGTGGTGCAATTTCGGGAAGTGCCACATAATATGTTCAATAATGAAGAACACGCTATTCCAAAACAGAACAGGCTCATTATTAGTATCCAACCAGATATGTCGATTAAATTTCAGCTTGAAAGCAAAACGCCGGGTCTTGAAATGATGCTGAATACGGTGGACATGGTATTTGATTATTCGGAAAAAACAAAGACCGAGTCGCCGGAGGCTTATGAAACACTATTGTTAGATGTTATTTCGGGAGATCAGACCTTATTTATGCGGGCTGATCAAGTGGAGGAAGCGTGGAAAGTTGTCATGCCGATTCTTGATCATTGGGAAAATAGTAAAATGACAAGTTTCCCGAATTACCCTGCCAACTCATGGGGCCCTGAAAATGCAGATGCACTCATTGCCAAAGACGGTTTTCACTGGATCAATTTACCTCAAAAAAAATAG
- a CDS encoding response regulator transcription factor, which produces MKILVADDHPLTLNGTVSYLTNLGYNVVSACSNGTAALNYIQIYLPDVAVLDLNMPGLDGLEVAKKVMENKWHTKVIILTMHNETGVLNKAKEFEVDGYILKEKACPDLEKCMKEIALGKKYYSGALLQNYTIEHTDDLGKLNLLTLSERKIIELIAGQKTSKQIAELLFLSEKTVEGHRTRIIEKLGIPKEKNALLIWAIQNYKK; this is translated from the coding sequence ATGAAAATTCTAGTTGCAGACGATCATCCTTTAACCCTGAATGGAACCGTTTCTTACCTTACCAATTTGGGATATAACGTAGTGAGTGCCTGCTCTAATGGAACGGCTGCACTTAATTACATTCAGATTTATTTGCCGGATGTAGCGGTTTTAGATTTAAATATGCCCGGTCTGGACGGATTGGAAGTGGCCAAAAAAGTAATGGAAAATAAATGGCATACCAAAGTGATCATCCTTACGATGCACAATGAAACTGGAGTTCTGAACAAAGCAAAAGAATTTGAAGTAGATGGCTATATTTTAAAAGAAAAAGCTTGCCCCGATTTAGAAAAATGTATGAAAGAAATTGCTTTAGGAAAGAAATATTATTCCGGAGCTTTACTTCAAAATTACACCATAGAACACACGGATGACCTTGGCAAACTCAACCTATTAACACTTTCTGAAAGAAAAATAATAGAATTAATAGCGGGTCAAAAAACCAGTAAGCAAATTGCAGAACTACTTTTCCTGTCTGAAAAAACAGTAGAAGGACACCGTACCAGAATTATAGAAAAACTGGGCATTCCAAAAGAAAAAAATGCATTACTGATTTGGGCTATACAGAATTATAAAAAATGA
- the tkt gene encoding transketolase, which produces MENKNLTQKSIDTVRVLSADAVQKANSGHPGTPMALAPLGHLLWSEVMHYSPQNPGWANRDRFVLSCGHACMLQYCYLYLTGYNVTLSDIENFRQLHSITAGHPEYGLTPGIEVTTGPLGQGFANGVGMAIAQQYMAKRYNQPDFNIFDYKIYAICSDGDIMEGVSAEAASLAGHLGLGNMIYFYDSNHITIEGNTDLAFDEDVSRRFEAYGWHVQNVPDINDLEALSIAIRNAQKETGRPSLIKVRSHIGYGSPNKHDSASAHGSPLGKEEVRLVKENFGFDPEKSFIVPHDVLDFYREAGRKSSENEDEWNTLFERYKKKYPDLAEEYESISSGKLPQGWEEKLPVFEQGEDMATRKASGKTLNAIAEYLPQLIGGSADLSPSTNTVLEAYSSFSTANRDGRNFHFGIREHAMGAVLNGMALSNYLIPYGATFLIFSDYMRPPLRLAAIMKIRQIMVFTHDSIGLGEDGTTHQPVEQLIGLRTVPNMTVIRPADANETVHAWRVAIEHKEGPVAIALTRQEIPVIDQKKYTDAKNLEKGAYILSDSEGEPDMILIASGSEVHLILKAQEELKKNKIDARVVSMPSWNLFDQQADAYKEKVLPKKIRKRLAVEAGSSMGWMKYTTDDGDIIGIDKFGESAPGEEIMKEYGFSIENIVQRAVVLFSKNI; this is translated from the coding sequence ATGGAAAATAAAAACTTAACTCAAAAAAGTATTGATACAGTAAGGGTTCTCTCAGCAGACGCAGTACAGAAAGCAAATTCAGGACATCCGGGAACGCCAATGGCTTTAGCACCACTGGGACATTTGTTATGGTCTGAAGTTATGCATTACAGTCCACAAAATCCAGGATGGGCCAATCGGGATAGGTTTGTTCTTTCTTGTGGTCATGCCTGCATGCTGCAATACTGCTATTTATATTTGACAGGGTATAACGTTACATTAAGTGACATAGAAAATTTCAGACAGCTGCACAGTATTACTGCGGGTCATCCCGAATATGGGCTCACTCCGGGAATTGAAGTGACGACCGGCCCATTGGGGCAGGGATTTGCGAACGGAGTAGGAATGGCGATCGCTCAGCAATATATGGCAAAACGTTACAATCAACCGGATTTTAATATTTTTGATTATAAAATTTATGCCATATGCAGTGACGGTGATATAATGGAAGGTGTTTCTGCAGAAGCAGCATCGCTTGCCGGACATCTTGGTTTAGGAAATATGATTTATTTCTACGACAGCAACCATATTACGATTGAAGGGAATACTGATCTGGCCTTTGATGAAGATGTTTCCAGGAGATTTGAAGCGTACGGATGGCATGTACAAAATGTACCGGATATTAATGACCTTGAAGCATTATCCATTGCCATCAGGAATGCACAAAAAGAAACAGGACGCCCTTCTTTAATAAAAGTTCGTAGCCATATCGGTTATGGAAGTCCCAATAAACATGATTCGGCGTCAGCACATGGCTCACCTCTGGGAAAAGAAGAAGTTCGTTTAGTAAAAGAAAATTTCGGATTTGATCCTGAAAAAAGTTTCATCGTGCCTCATGATGTATTGGATTTTTATCGTGAAGCAGGCAGGAAATCCTCAGAGAATGAGGATGAATGGAATACCTTGTTTGAACGTTACAAGAAAAAGTATCCTGATCTTGCTGAAGAATACGAGTCTATCTCTTCCGGAAAATTACCTCAGGGCTGGGAAGAAAAGCTGCCGGTATTTGAACAAGGGGAAGATATGGCAACCCGTAAGGCTTCTGGTAAAACACTAAATGCGATCGCAGAATATTTACCTCAATTAATAGGCGGTTCAGCAGATTTGTCGCCTTCTACAAATACAGTTCTGGAAGCTTATTCATCATTTTCCACAGCCAACCGGGACGGTCGTAATTTCCATTTTGGAATCCGCGAGCATGCCATGGGAGCTGTGCTTAACGGAATGGCTTTAAGCAATTATTTAATTCCATACGGCGCAACATTTTTAATATTTTCAGATTATATGCGTCCGCCACTTCGGCTTGCAGCGATTATGAAAATACGCCAGATCATGGTCTTTACCCACGATAGTATTGGTCTCGGAGAAGATGGGACAACGCATCAGCCGGTAGAACAACTGATCGGATTGCGGACTGTTCCGAATATGACCGTTATTCGTCCGGCGGATGCAAACGAAACCGTACATGCATGGCGGGTTGCGATTGAACACAAAGAAGGACCTGTTGCTATTGCACTGACCAGGCAGGAAATTCCGGTTATCGATCAAAAAAAATATACGGATGCCAAAAACCTGGAGAAAGGGGCTTATATTCTTTCAGATTCGGAAGGAGAACCTGATATGATCTTAATTGCCAGTGGATCTGAAGTTCATTTAATTTTGAAAGCTCAGGAAGAACTGAAGAAAAATAAGATTGACGCCCGTGTGGTAAGCATGCCTTCCTGGAATTTATTTGATCAGCAGGCTGATGCCTATAAAGAAAAGGTTTTACCCAAAAAAATCCGTAAGCGATTGGCTGTCGAAGCGGGTTCATCAATGGGATGGATGAAATATACAACTGACGATGGTGATATAATCGGAATCGACAAATTTGGAGAATCTGCACCGGGAGAAGAAATCATGAAAGAATACGGATTTAGCATTGAAAATATAGTACAAAGAGCGGTTGTTTTATTTTCGAAAAACATATAA
- a CDS encoding YXWGXW repeat-containing protein, translating to MKTNTISYHEDVFLMKDDMISEGTQLLAAKLYLALKKLIMLSIIVLFATTSFFAQNTGYIDDQTTVTVKTQLAPPALPDYVQPPCPGDGYLWTPGYWAWDVSGYYWVPGVWILPPSVGLLWTPGYWGFYDSFYGWHPGYWGPRVGYYGGINYGFGYFGSGFYGGRWDHGHFMYNTSVWRVNNNIHNTYINKVNIVNNNRMSFNGGKGVMYHPNKDEMDGMRDNRVSASKEQMDHEMNMRNNMGQFHHNSGPMIHSMNFPGGQGFDRGGREMGMGGMHRSGGGRGRR from the coding sequence ATGAAAACAAACACAATTTCCTATCATGAAGACGTATTTCTAATGAAGGATGATATGATCTCAGAAGGTACTCAATTGCTTGCTGCAAAATTGTACCTGGCTCTGAAAAAATTGATAATGCTTTCCATTATTGTTCTCTTTGCAACAACTTCTTTTTTTGCACAGAATACTGGGTATATTGATGATCAAACGACTGTTACTGTAAAAACTCAGCTTGCACCACCTGCATTACCGGATTATGTACAGCCTCCGTGTCCGGGAGATGGTTATTTGTGGACCCCGGGATATTGGGCCTGGGATGTGAGTGGATATTACTGGGTTCCAGGAGTCTGGATTTTGCCTCCTTCTGTTGGCCTATTGTGGACACCTGGATACTGGGGATTCTACGATAGCTTCTACGGATGGCATCCTGGATATTGGGGACCTAGAGTAGGGTATTATGGAGGAATCAACTATGGTTTCGGATATTTTGGAAGCGGTTTCTATGGCGGAAGATGGGATCATGGCCATTTTATGTACAACACTTCAGTATGGAGAGTGAATAATAATATTCACAACACCTACATCAATAAAGTGAATATTGTCAATAACAATCGTATGAGCTTTAATGGAGGAAAAGGCGTAATGTATCATCCGAATAAAGATGAAATGGATGGTATGCGTGATAACCGGGTTTCCGCAAGCAAAGAACAAATGGATCATGAAATGAATATGAGGAATAATATGGGACAATTTCATCATAATTCCGGCCCAATGATCCACAGCATGAACTTTCCGGGCGGACAGGGATTTGACAGAGGAGGAAGAGAAATGGGAATGGGAGGAATGCACAGAAGTGGTGGTGGAAGAGGCAGAAGATAA
- a CDS encoding DUF2911 domain-containing protein — MKTMIKSVVVVMAAMTISVNAFAQEAKKPASPPATATGKIKDATITIAYSSPSVKGRTIWGGLEAYNKVWRAGANEATTFETDKDITVQGKKLAKGKYSFFLIPKESGTWTAIFNKEPKQWGAYKYEEAKDALRVDVKTKALPATQETLVYKINNNGFTMDWDKISVPVEVK, encoded by the coding sequence ATGAAAACAATGATTAAATCAGTGGTCGTAGTTATGGCTGCCATGACAATTTCAGTGAATGCATTTGCTCAGGAGGCTAAAAAACCAGCTAGCCCTCCGGCTACGGCAACCGGAAAAATTAAAGATGCAACTATTACAATAGCTTATAGCAGTCCTTCTGTAAAAGGACGTACCATCTGGGGTGGTTTAGAAGCGTATAATAAAGTGTGGCGCGCAGGTGCCAATGAAGCCACAACTTTCGAAACGGATAAAGATATTACTGTTCAGGGTAAAAAACTGGCTAAAGGTAAATATAGCTTTTTCTTAATTCCTAAAGAAAGCGGAACCTGGACTGCCATCTTTAACAAAGAGCCAAAACAATGGGGTGCTTATAAATATGAAGAAGCAAAAGATGCTTTACGTGTTGATGTAAAAACAAAAGCTTTACCAGCCACACAGGAAACTTTAGTGTATAAAATAAACAATAATGGATTCACAATGGATTGGGATAAAATCTCAGTTCCTGTAGAGGTCAAATAA
- a CDS encoding sodium:solute symporter, whose translation MSTIDWTVLIFTLVVVVVYGVLIGRGQKSNESYLKADNKMPWYIVLLGIMATQASAITFLSAPGQAYTDGMRFVQYYFGLPLAMIVICITFIPIFQRLNVYTAYEYLENRFDKKTRVLTSLLFLFSRGLSTGISIYAPSIILSSVLNWNIYLTNVLTGGILLIYTYVGGAKAIAHTQKLQFLIILGTMAFAGYLLIQNMPNGIGFNDALYLAGKSGKLNVITTEFDWKDKYNIWSGLIGGFFLALSYFGTDQSQVGRYITAKDNTNAKMGLLLNGLVKIPMQFAILLIGALLFAFFSLKPAPIYFNERSYQYLKETKPEQAAVFEKEHQDLQLKFNAESKEILKLKETHSPELNKTIQDFKNTQTEVKALHGRVEEAINHSNYNAEKTDTNYIFLYFVKNTLPVGMIGLLFAVIFLASWGSISAALNSLAACSLKDVHLIFKKEIPDDATELKYSRLHTLAWGIFSIGVAMFATQMGSLIEAVNVLGSLFYGPILGIFLVAFYYKKITGSNVFIAAILSEITVIAVYQFDIVSFLWLNVIGAAAVIIFSAIGLLFYKPKEVNS comes from the coding sequence ATGAGTACTATAGATTGGACAGTTCTTATTTTTACACTTGTTGTAGTGGTGGTTTACGGCGTATTGATCGGTCGTGGCCAAAAAAGCAACGAATCTTACCTGAAAGCAGATAATAAAATGCCTTGGTATATTGTGCTTTTAGGGATTATGGCTACCCAGGCAAGTGCCATTACCTTTCTTTCAGCACCGGGCCAGGCGTATACAGACGGGATGCGTTTCGTGCAGTATTATTTTGGTTTGCCTTTGGCGATGATTGTGATCTGTATCACTTTTATCCCGATTTTTCAGCGTTTAAATGTTTACACTGCTTATGAATATTTAGAAAACCGTTTTGATAAAAAAACAAGGGTACTTACCTCATTGCTTTTTCTTTTTTCGAGAGGTTTATCAACAGGAATCAGTATTTACGCTCCGAGTATCATCTTGTCAAGCGTTTTAAACTGGAATATTTACTTAACCAATGTTTTAACAGGAGGTATTCTGCTGATTTATACCTATGTTGGTGGAGCAAAAGCAATTGCTCATACCCAAAAATTACAGTTTCTCATTATTCTGGGAACCATGGCTTTTGCAGGGTATCTGCTTATTCAGAATATGCCAAATGGAATTGGTTTTAACGATGCGCTTTATCTGGCAGGGAAATCAGGAAAGCTCAATGTTATCACCACAGAATTCGATTGGAAAGATAAATACAATATCTGGAGCGGGCTGATTGGTGGTTTTTTTCTGGCACTTTCTTATTTTGGTACTGACCAGAGTCAGGTAGGGAGGTATATTACAGCAAAAGATAATACCAATGCAAAAATGGGTTTGTTGTTGAATGGATTGGTTAAAATTCCGATGCAGTTTGCAATTCTCCTGATCGGTGCTTTGCTTTTCGCTTTCTTTTCCCTGAAACCGGCTCCAATTTATTTTAACGAACGCTCTTATCAATATTTAAAGGAAACAAAACCTGAACAGGCTGCCGTTTTTGAAAAAGAGCATCAGGATTTACAACTTAAATTCAATGCAGAATCAAAAGAAATTCTAAAGTTGAAAGAGACTCATTCGCCCGAACTCAATAAAACAATTCAGGATTTTAAAAACACACAAACCGAAGTAAAAGCACTTCACGGAAGGGTAGAGGAAGCAATTAATCATTCAAACTATAATGCGGAGAAAACGGATACCAATTACATTTTCCTGTATTTCGTAAAAAATACCTTGCCTGTAGGGATGATCGGGTTACTGTTTGCTGTCATTTTTCTGGCCAGCTGGGGTTCCATTTCGGCAGCACTGAATTCTCTTGCTGCCTGCTCATTAAAAGATGTTCATCTGATATTTAAAAAAGAAATTCCTGATGATGCCACCGAATTGAAGTATAGTCGACTGCACACTTTGGCCTGGGGTATTTTCTCAATCGGTGTTGCCATGTTTGCAACGCAGATGGGTTCCCTTATTGAAGCGGTTAACGTATTAGGTTCTCTTTTCTACGGCCCGATATTAGGGATTTTTCTGGTCGCATTTTACTACAAAAAGATTACCGGTTCCAATGTATTTATAGCGGCGATATTATCAGAAATTACGGTGATTGCCGTTTATCAGTTTGATATCGTTTCGTTTCTTTGGCTTAATGTAATTGGGGCAGCGGCAGTCATAATATTTTCTGCAATCGGGCTATTGTTTTATAAGCCGAAAGAAGTAAATTCGTAA
- a CDS encoding PIG-L family deacetylase, giving the protein MFKKVITVFILSFYTGFCSAQQVRPSKSSEIYRDLKTLKKLPKVLYLAAHPDDENTGLLSWLINDQNVETGYLSLTRGDGGQNLLGTEQGAALGLIRTHELLEARKLDGAQQFFTRAIDFGFSKNTTDTFKQWDADSITADVVWVIRKFRPDVIICRFPPTAAAGHGQHAASAVVAEKAFKLAGDKNAFPDQLKYVNVWQPKRVLWNTFRFGGVNTTAENQLKVTVGQYDAQLGMGYGELAGLSRSLHKSQGAGTQSVAGIRTEYFAHVMGEPAKTTLFDGISKTWTSQGNADIDQTLDTIISAFNFNNPDLSLPALLALRKKVMALKDTDLKRDKLQSLDQIILSCAGFMGEVVTNQAEAVAGDHYNFRLNLISRATNPVVLDHVKWLGQSESFNKKLSKDSLITIQHDIQIPADAALTEPYWLAKPPTNAATFSVPNETLVGLPEAESPLNVWVGLKIGSENFQVKLPLSFKKLDPVRGDVVEALRIVPAIELKFTQPLYVAKDNEDVHLSLNLKANSNKPYSKGVLNLMYNGEQLGSADVNSINGKNTTIDYVIPKAKLAAIHSSRLQLDANFVADGVTYHKKQIVIQYPHLPSLQYFEPATATVMKGDIKAKVKKVGYIEGAGDFIPEFLRIAGIQVEVLKDEDFYGNIDGSGGNGSQNKLSQYDAIVLGVRANNTEKKLGRWMPFLWSYAKAGGNLVMQYNTNQDTSVDQLGMYNFSIANKRVTEENAAVTLLNPNHKLLNFPNKITTDDFKGWVQERGAYFPAQWDAAYEPLFEMHDTDEEPLKGSTLYAKYGKGNFIYTPLAFFRQLPAGNVGAARLFLNFLSAQKN; this is encoded by the coding sequence ATGTTCAAAAAAGTAATCACTGTATTTATCCTTAGCTTTTATACGGGTTTTTGTTCGGCCCAACAGGTTCGGCCCTCCAAATCATCTGAAATTTACCGCGATCTCAAAACGCTTAAAAAGCTGCCTAAAGTTTTATACCTTGCAGCGCATCCCGACGATGAAAACACAGGATTACTTTCCTGGTTAATCAACGACCAAAATGTAGAAACGGGCTATTTGTCTTTAACGAGAGGCGATGGTGGTCAGAATTTATTAGGGACAGAGCAAGGGGCTGCATTGGGTTTAATCAGAACGCATGAGCTTTTGGAAGCGAGAAAGTTAGACGGTGCCCAACAGTTTTTTACCCGTGCGATTGATTTCGGGTTCTCTAAAAATACCACCGATACTTTTAAACAATGGGATGCAGACAGCATTACAGCGGATGTGGTTTGGGTCATCCGTAAATTCCGTCCTGATGTTATTATTTGTCGTTTTCCTCCTACTGCTGCGGCAGGCCACGGACAACATGCGGCTTCGGCTGTAGTGGCAGAAAAGGCTTTTAAGCTGGCAGGGGATAAAAATGCTTTTCCAGATCAATTAAAATATGTCAATGTATGGCAGCCTAAACGCGTATTGTGGAATACTTTCCGATTTGGTGGGGTTAATACAACAGCTGAAAACCAACTGAAAGTTACCGTTGGACAATATGATGCGCAACTGGGAATGGGCTATGGTGAATTGGCAGGATTGAGCAGAAGTTTACATAAAAGCCAGGGGGCAGGAACACAGTCTGTAGCCGGTATCAGAACTGAATATTTTGCCCATGTTATGGGTGAACCTGCAAAAACAACACTTTTTGACGGAATCTCTAAAACCTGGACTTCACAAGGAAATGCTGACATTGACCAGACACTAGATACAATTATTTCCGCTTTCAATTTCAATAATCCGGACCTTAGTTTACCTGCTTTGCTTGCCTTGCGAAAAAAGGTGATGGCGTTAAAAGATACAGATCTGAAAAGGGATAAACTTCAATCTCTTGACCAAATCATTTTAAGCTGTGCCGGATTTATGGGCGAGGTAGTGACCAATCAGGCTGAAGCTGTTGCCGGAGACCATTACAATTTCAGGTTAAATCTGATATCAAGAGCTACAAATCCTGTTGTTTTAGACCATGTAAAGTGGCTAGGTCAGTCAGAAAGCTTCAATAAAAAACTTTCAAAAGATTCTTTAATTACCATTCAGCATGACATTCAGATTCCTGCTGATGCAGCACTCACGGAACCTTACTGGTTAGCAAAACCTCCTACGAACGCAGCAACTTTCTCTGTTCCGAATGAGACTTTAGTCGGTTTGCCTGAAGCAGAATCACCATTGAATGTTTGGGTTGGTTTAAAAATCGGTTCTGAAAATTTTCAGGTTAAACTTCCTTTATCTTTCAAGAAATTAGACCCGGTGCGTGGAGATGTCGTTGAAGCCTTGCGCATTGTTCCTGCAATAGAACTGAAATTTACACAGCCATTGTATGTGGCCAAAGACAATGAAGATGTACATTTGAGTTTAAATCTTAAGGCTAATTCTAATAAACCGTATAGTAAGGGGGTTCTAAACCTGATGTATAACGGAGAACAATTAGGCAGTGCTGATGTTAATTCGATCAATGGGAAAAATACTACCATCGATTACGTTATTCCAAAAGCTAAGCTTGCCGCAATACACTCATCTCGTCTGCAATTGGATGCCAATTTTGTTGCAGATGGAGTTACCTATCATAAAAAACAAATAGTAATTCAGTACCCGCATTTACCTTCCTTGCAATATTTTGAGCCTGCAACAGCCACTGTAATGAAGGGCGATATTAAGGCAAAGGTTAAGAAAGTAGGGTATATAGAAGGTGCGGGCGATTTCATTCCCGAATTCCTACGCATTGCAGGGATTCAGGTAGAGGTCCTGAAAGACGAAGATTTTTATGGCAACATAGATGGATCTGGCGGAAATGGTAGTCAAAACAAGCTATCGCAATATGATGCCATTGTATTGGGTGTCCGTGCCAATAACACAGAGAAAAAGCTGGGTCGCTGGATGCCTTTTTTATGGTCTTATGCAAAAGCGGGAGGTAATTTGGTGATGCAGTACAATACCAACCAGGATACATCCGTTGACCAATTGGGAATGTACAATTTCAGCATTGCCAATAAGAGGGTTACCGAAGAAAATGCTGCGGTTACGTTGTTAAATCCCAATCATAAGTTACTGAACTTTCCGAACAAAATTACTACAGATGATTTTAAAGGCTGGGTGCAGGAGCGTGGTGCCTATTTCCCTGCCCAATGGGATGCAGCATATGAACCGCTTTTTGAAATGCACGATACAGATGAAGAACCTTTGAAAGGATCAACTTTATATGCTAAATATGGGAAGGGTAATTTTATTTATACCCCGTTGGCATTTTTCAGACAGCTGCCTGCAGGAAATGTGGGTGCGGCACGTTTATTTTTAAACTTTTTATCTGCACAGAAAAACTGA
- a CDS encoding RpiB/LacA/LacB family sugar-phosphate isomerase, with product MSVFIKIGICADHGGFELKEKIKSFLAENQFEPVDYGAMELNSADDFPDFVIPLAKAVASKEVFRGIAICGSGVGACVVANKIPGIRAALITDYFSAHQGVEDDDMNLICLGGRVTGYAMAEELVLAFLNAKFIGAERHLRRLGKIRNLEDRPS from the coding sequence ATGTCGGTATTCATAAAAATTGGAATCTGTGCAGATCACGGTGGTTTTGAACTTAAGGAAAAAATAAAATCTTTTTTGGCTGAAAATCAATTCGAACCGGTAGATTATGGCGCAATGGAGCTTAATAGTGCAGATGATTTTCCGGATTTTGTAATTCCACTTGCAAAAGCCGTGGCTTCGAAAGAAGTTTTCCGCGGTATTGCAATTTGTGGCAGTGGGGTGGGAGCCTGTGTTGTTGCCAATAAAATTCCCGGTATTCGGGCCGCATTGATCACAGATTATTTCTCGGCACATCAGGGTGTTGAAGATGATGATATGAATTTAATCTGTCTCGGCGGACGGGTCACAGGTTATGCAATGGCCGAAGAATTGGTTTTAGCTTTTCTTAATGCAAAATTCATCGGAGCTGAAAGACATCTGCGACGCCTGGGGAAAATTCGGAATCTGGAAGATCGTCCATCATGA